The nucleotide window CCCAGGAACGCATTGCAGCCCACGCCGGTCGCGAGGATGCACGCGGTCGGGATGTCGTTGGGCGCGGGCACGCACTCGCCCAGCGTCTGCGTGCAGCGCAGGCCGTCCGCGGTCGCCCAGTTCGCCATGACGGGGTGATCGTCGAGTGACCCGCGGCAGGCGGCGATCGGGGTCGCCGCGCCCGGCGTGCAGCGGATCGTGCCTCCGCGCCCCATGATGCCGACCAGGCTCTGGCCATCGCTGTAGGCGGAGACCGGCACCTGGCCGTAGCCCATCTGCAGTGACTCGCCGTTGCGGTACACGAACAGGTGCTGCAGGGCGTTCGGGTCGTTCGGGTCGGTCTGGAAAGTGACTCCCGGAACGCCCGTGGCGGGCCGCGCGAGCGGCAGTGCGCCTTCCGAGTCGTCGTTGTGGAGCTGGCCGTGGCAGACGTGGTCGAAGGTCGAGTCGGTGTCGCCGAACAGGATGCGCAGCTCGCCCTGGTGCAGCACCGTCCAGCCCAGGTCGGTGCCGAAGAAGGCGAGGTCGGGCTGCACCTTGTTGGCGGCCGGTCCGACGAGCGCGCCCAGGATCTGCGGCGGCGAGACCACCGGAGAAGTCACTTGAGCGCGTGCCGCGCCCGCTGCGGCGAGCGCCGCAGCCACCAGGAACGCCATGCGAGTCACTTTCGCCTCCCCGCGGGCGCGCGCAGGCCCGCCACCACCAGGTCGACCCCGCTGCGCAGGAGCTCCTCCGCGTCCGCGCGCCAGACACGGTTGGGACCGACGAACAGCTCGCGGGTGAGCGTGAAGTGCAGGAGCCAGATCACCTCGACCGTATGAGTCACGTCGAGGTCGCGGCGCAGCTCGCCGCGCTTCACCCCGCGCGCCAGGATCGGCTCGAGCGACGCGCGGTACATGCGCGCGAACGCGACCTGGCTGTCGCGGCCGCCGGGGATCAGCGCGCCCGGATCGAGCGCGATGATGCGGCGCAGCAGCGGATTGTCGCGCACGTACTCGAGCGAGATGCGCAACAGCTCGCCGATCGCGTCGGCGATCGAGCCGTCGGGGAACTTGCTCGTGCGCACGGCCTCGGTCCAGGCCGCCACCAGCCGGTCCCAGACCGCCCCGAGCAGCGCCTCCTTCGACGGGTAGTGGTCGTACACCAGCCCCTTCGAGACACCGGCCGCGACCGCGATCTCGTCGACCGTGGTCTTGGCGAAGCCGTGCGCGGCGAACAGCTCCTCGGCCGCGCCCAGGATGCGCTCGTGCCGCCGCTGCCGGCCCGCCGCCCGCTCGCCGGTGGCCTCGCCGCGCCGCGCTCTCACGACCGGCCGCCCACGAGCTTCTGGAAGCCCTCGATCGCCTTGCGCCGGCCCGCGGGCTGGTAGCTGTAGAGCAGCGCGCGCCGGTCCTGGTCGGAGTGGTTGTAGAGTGACCGGTGGACGAGCAGCGAGCCGAAGAACACGACGGTGCCCGCGGGACACTCGAGCGCGACCAGCCGTGACTCGTCGAACTCGCTCTGGTCCATCTCCATGCTGCCGAAGCCCTCCACCTGGCGCCGCGCGCGCACGCCGCCCGTGTGACTGCCGGGCGCGACCTCGAGACAGCCGTTCTGGCGCGTGCAGTCGTCGAGGAACACGATCGCGGTGGCGATGTCGCCCGCGCCGTCGGAGTTCTCGGTCCAGTACGGGTAGTCCTGGTGCAGCACGATCGGCCCGCCGGTGCGCCCGCGCTTCACGTTCAGCTTCTCGGTGAAGAGCTCGATCTCTTCCGCGCCGACCACGTCCTTCATCGGCTCGACGAAGCGCGGGTCCGCGGCCCAGGCGCAGAGCGCCTGGTCGAAGTGCGCGAAGGGCTCGACCCCTTGCACCACGTCGGGGAACGCGGGCTCCCACTTCACCATCGTGACCAGGCCGCGCTCGAGCTGGAACATGTAGCTGCCGACCGCGTGCTTGCGGCGGCCGACGCTGCGCTCGGTGACTCGCCGGACCATCGCTTCGCAGTCGCCGCGCAGGCGCGCCAGGTCATCGGGCCCGAAGGCGCGCTCGCGCACCACGTAGCCGTCCTTGTGGAGCCGGTCGAGCTCTCGGGCGTCGAGGCGCTGGCTGCCGTGCATGGCGCCAACTTGACTGATTTGTTCGTTTCAGTCAATTTGATTCTGGAGGCACGCGATGAGCTATCCCCAGGCCTCGGCCGGGCAGATCGACGGCTTCCGGCGCGACGGATTCCTCGTGGTCCGCGACGCCGTCGAGCCCAAGGACCTCGAGCGGCTGCAGGGCATCTGCGACGAGTTACTCGCCAACAAGGAGCGCGTGGCCTTCGACTGGGCCTGGGAGGCGGGCACCGACAAGGCGCAGCGCGCGTTCAAGATCGTGCAGACCAGCCCGAGCCTCCTGCACAAGAACGAGCTCGCGAGCGAGCGCTTCCGCGTCTGGTCGACCGAGTTCGCATCGGCGCTGATCGGGCAGCCGGTCGAGTTCTGGTACGATCAGTTTCTCGCCAAGCCGCCGCGCGAAGGCGCGCGCACGCCCTGGCACCAGGACGAAGGCTACTGGGGCCGCAACCTCGACGAGCGCGGCATCACCTGCTGGATGCCGTTCCACGACGTGAACGTCGAGAACGGCTGCATGCACTTCGTGCCCGGCGCGCACAAGAAGGGCGTGCTCGTGCACAAGCCGGTCGAGGGCGTGCAGAGTGACCTGCTCTACTGCGAGGTCGACGAGGCGCAGGCCCTGCCCGCGCCGATTCGTCTCGGAGACGTCACCTTCCATCACGGGAAGATGCCGCACATGACCACGCCCAACGCGTCGCCGCGCTGGCGCCGCGCGCTCTCGCAGCACTTCCGCGTGGTGGGCTCCAAGGGCGAGGGCGACCACTACCCCTGGAAGATCTACGTGAATCAGATCACGGGTCAGCGCATCAAGCCGCCGGTGCGCTAGCTCCCCGTCCGGTAAGTCAGGGGGATTTCCTTTAGGCTGTCGGGCCCGGAGGACCCCTTGCCCGAGCCTCGCCGTCCCAAGCCCGTTCCGACGCCGGAGACACGCCACTACTGGGAAGGCGCGCGCGCCGGCGAGCTGCGCCTGCAGCGCTGCCGATCCTGCAGCCAGGCCTACTTCCCTCCGCGCCCGTTCTGCCCGCACTGCGCGAGCGGCGACACCGAAGTGTTTCGCGCGAGCGGCCGAGCGTCGCTCTACAGCTACGTGATCCACCACCGGCCCATGCCCGGCTTCGAGCCGCCGTACGCGATCGCGGTCGTGACGCTCGCAGAGGGTCCGCGCATGATGACCAACCTGGTCGGCGTGCCGCAGACGCCCGAGGCGCTCGAGCTCGACATGCCGCTCGAGCTGACCTTCCACAAGCTCGACGACGAGATCTCGCTGCCCGTGTTCCGGCCCGCGGGAGCGCGTCCGTGAGCGTGCGCGGCAAGGTCGCGATCGTCGGCGCCGCCGAGACCAGCGAGCTGGGCGAGATCCCGAACGTGTCGCAGATCGAGCTGCACGCCGACGCGGCGCGCAACGCGCTCGCCGACTGCGGCCTCGGGCCGAAAGACGTGGACGGCGTGGCGACTGCCGGCGAGTCACCGGTGGCGATCGCGCACTATCTCGGGATCGTGCCCAGCTGGGTCGACGGCACCCAGGTGGGCGGCTGCTCGTTCATGATCCACGTGCGCCACGCCGCCGCGGCGATCGCCGCGGGTCACTGCACGACCGTGCTGATCACCCACGGGCAGAGCGGGCGCTCGCGCGTGGGCGTGGGCGGCCGGCCCGGCGGTGCGTCGTCGTTGAGCGGGCAGTTCGAGGCGCCGTACGGCGTGGCGGGCCCGCCCACGATCTTCACCATCCCGACGCTGCGCTACATGAAGGAGTTCGGACTCAGCCACGAAGAGCTCGCCATGGTCGCGGTGGTGCAGCGCGAGTGGGCGGCGCGCAATCCGCGCGCGATGCACCGCGACCCGATCACGGTCGACGACGTGCTGCGCTCGCGCATGATCGCCTACCCGTTCCACCTGCTCGAGTGCTGTCTCGTGACCGACGGCGGCGGCGCGCTCGTGCTGACCGCGGCCGAGCGGGCGCGCGACTTCCCGAACAAGCCCGTGTACGTGCTCGGCACCGGCGAGAGCAGCGAGACGCCCATGCTCTCGCAGATGGAGGACTTCACCACTTCGCGCGCGTTTCGCGTCTCGGGCCGGTCGGCTTTCGCCGAGGCGCGCGTCTCGCCGGCCGACGTCGACCACCTGATGATCTACGACGCGTTCGCGCACCTGCCGATCTACGGCCTCGAGGACCTCGGCTTCCTGAAGCGCGGCGAGGCCGGGCGCTTCATCTGGGAGCGCAACACGGCGCCGGGCGGAAAGCTGCCGCTCAACACCAACGGCGGCGGCCTCTCCTACACGCACACGGGCATGTACGGCATGTTCGCGCTGCAGGAGAGCGTGCGGCAGGTGCGCGGCACGGCGCCGGCGCAGGTCCCCGGGGTGCGCATCTCGGTCGCGCACGGCGTCGGCGGCATGTTCGCGGCCGCCGGAACGGTGATCCTGGCGGACGCCCCCGGCTGAGTCAGTCCGCCCAGTGAGTGGCGCGCTTCACAGCAGCGAAAGTCGCGGCTGTGTACCATGGCGCTTGGCTTCCTACTTGGATTGCTGCGATCGATGTTTGCCCGAGTGTCTCTCGTCCTGCTGTCCGCGGCCCTGTACGGCGCGGCGAGCCCCGCGCACGGTGGCGGTCCCCTGGCCTGGATCGCGCTCTGTCCTCTGCTCTTCGCCTGTGTTTCGACGACGCCGGCGCGCGCAGCGGGCCTGGGGCTCTTGTTCGGCCTGGCCGGCACCGTCGCCGTGGCCTGGTGGTTCCCGGGCATGCTGCAGCGCTACTTCGACGTGCCCGCGCCGGCGGCCTGGCTGGCGCTGCTTGCGGTGGGCGCAACCGCCGACGGCGTTCCGAACGCGTTCTTCGGCGCCTGGCTGGCCTGGAGCGCACGGCGCGGCGGAGTCACGCCCTTCGCGGTCGGCGTGGCCTTCGCACTCGGCGAGTTCCTGCGCAGTCACGGCCCGCTCTCCAATCCGTACGGTCTGATCGGCTACTCACTCCACGGGTCGATCTTCGCGCAGGCCGCGGACCTGGCCGGACCGCTCGGTCTGGGCGCGCTGGTCGCGGCCGTGAATGCGGCCATCGGGGCCGCGTTGTTCCCCGAGCTCGCGCGCGGCCGCCCGGGACGTGCGGCGCTGGCGACGGCGCTGCTCGTGCTCGCGGTCGCGGGCTACGGCGCACTGCGACTCACCGAGCACTTCGGCGACGGCCAGCCGCTGCGCGTGGCTGCGGTGCAGGGTGCGGTGGAGCGCGGCGTGCACTGGGACCGGTCGCAGCGCGCGGCCAACCTGACTCGCTATCTCGAGCTGAACGGCGAGGCCGCGCGCGGCGCGCCGGAGCTCGTGTTCTGGCCCGAGTTCGCGGTGGACTTCTATCTGGCCGAGGACACGCCGGAGCGCGCGCGCCTGGTGCAGGGCGTGCGCGCGGGGGGCGCCGACGTGGTGCTCGGCGCAAGCCGCTACGCGTTCGCCGCCGAGCGCACGCTGTACTTCAACTCGGTGTTCGTGATCGACCGGTCCGGCGCGGTGGGCTCGCCCGGCTACGACAAGCAGCGGCTCGTGCCCTTCTCGGAGTACGCGCCGTTCGGCGGCTTCCTGCGCTCGGACTCGGCCGTGTACTCGCCGGGCCGCGAGCCGCGGCTGCTCGACACCCACGCGGGGCGGGTCGGCGCCTTCGTGTGCGCCGAGGCGCTCTATCCCGATGTCGCGCGCGGTCTGGTGCGCGCGGGCGCCGAGATCCTCGCCAACCCGTCGAACGACTACTGGTTCGGCGCGCCGCAGCCCTTCTCGGAGCAGCTCGCCGCCGCCTCGTTCCGCGCGATCGAGAACCGGCGCGCGCTGGTGCGCGCGACCTCGACCGGCATCACCGCCTTCGTCGACCCGCACGGGCGCATCACCGCGCGCAGCGCGGGCTCGGGCCCGGAGGTGATCTCGGCCGAGATCGAGCGCTCGCGCGCGGTCACTCCCTTCCAGTATCTGGGCGACGCGGGCGTCGCCGTCCTTTGTCTCGCCGGCGTCGCGTCGAGTCACTTCGTGCGCCGCCGCTCACCCCGTGGAGGAGAAACTCATGAAACCTAGACACGCGATCGTCGCCTGGCTCCCTCTCCTGGCGCTGTGCGCCGGCTCGCCGGCCCGAGCCTCGAGCCCCCCTCCCGAGGCGCGCACCTCCACTCTCGCCGGGACCACGGGCTCGCCCCGGGTCTGCGAAGGCGGCAGCACACCGGGCGCGGCCTGCAGTGACTCGACGCCGTGCGCGACCGGCACCTGCACCGGCTTCGTCAACGTGCGCGTGGCCGCACGCGGCCTGCTCACGATCATCGCGGACACCAAGACGCCCGGCCAGGGCTGGACGAGCACGTCGCTTCCGGGCTGCACCAACCCCAACCCCGATCCGAACGCGCCCAGTCGCGGCAGCTGCGAGTCGAGCAACAACGCTCTGTTCACCCTGCTGCTCGAGTTCACGCTGAACGGCAAGAAGTACACCTACGCCTCGACCTTCGCGCATCTCCCCGCCGGGGCGCTCTGCACGGACGATCCCAACAACAACTTCGACTGTCTTCCGACGATCGACAGCTGGAACGGCGAAGCCGGCTGGAACGAGCCCGCCGTCGAGAGCACGATCTCCGAGAAGTCACTGGGCGGCAACCACCTCGTCTTGCGCTGGGGTGGCCTGCCGAGCGCCGCGGAGTCGGCCGTGGCGGCCGTGATCGGCAAGACCGCGTCGCAGCGCATCGTGGTCGGCAGGATCGACGAGGTCCCGATCTGCACCGACCCGACGCCGTGCGGGAGCTCGGTGTTCTCGGATCACTCCGCCGGGGCCGACCCGCTCGCGACCGTGCGCCGCTTCAAGGTCGACATCGCGGTGGTCGGTCCGTAGCGGGTGCAGGCCGCCGTGCACCGACCGCGCGCCGCCGATCTCGTGATGCTCGCCGCACTCACGGGTCTGTGGGGCGTGTGCTTCGTGATCCACCTGGCGCAGGTCGTCGACGGCCGGCTGGCCTGGGTCCCGGTGTACGTGGCCGCCGCTCCCTCCCCCGAGACCCTGCCCAGCGTGCGCTCGCTCTGGCCCGGGACCGAGCCGGGCGGGCTCGCGCCCGGAGACGCGCTCGCCTCCGCAGGCGGAGTCACTCTGTACGGCGCCAGCCCGCTCGACTTCGTGACCGCAGTCTACGGGCAGGCGCGCCCGGGTCCGGTCGCGATCGAGCGCATCCGCGGCGGTGACTCGGAGCAGACCAGCCTGCCGCTGCGGCCGATCGAGCAGCCCTGGCGGCACAGCGTGACTGCGGCCGCGTTCGCGCTGCTGGGCGCGCTGGCCTTCTGGCGCACGCGCGGCTCGCGCATCGGCCGCTCGTTCTACTTCGGCATGACCGCCTACGCCTTCCACTGGACTTACTTCTTCGCCGCTGCGCCGTTCACGCGCTTGGGCATCACTTCGTTTGCGGTCTCGACCACGCTGTTCATGCCGCTGGCGCTGCGCACGCTCCTGGTCTGGCCCGAGGACGCGGTGCCGCCGCGCCGGCCGACGCCGCGCTGGCCGTGGCTGTTCGCCGTGAACGGGCCGATCGTGACCAGCTGGGCGTTCGGCGTGCCGGTCGGCTCCGACGCCTCCCGGCTGGCCGCGCTCGCGCTGCAGGTGCTGTTCATCGGCGTGTTCGTGGGGGTGATCACGGTGCGCTGGCGCGAGTCCGGGCCGATCGGTCGCCGCCAGCTCAAGTGGGCGCTCCTGGGCCTGTGGGTCGGGCTGGTGCCCGCACTGCTGGCCGGATCCGTGGCGATCGTGCTGCCCGGAGCGATGTGGCTGTACGAGGCCGCGCTCAGCCTGACCATCGTGCTGCCGCTGTGTCTGTTCATCGCCTTCTCGCGCTACAACCTGCTCGACATCGACCGGCTGGTGACTTCGGCCGCGATCTCGCCGCTGATCGGAATCGGGCTGATCAGCTTCGGGCTGGTGACCGTGCCCGCGGTCGCCTCGGCCGCGCAGGGCTGGATCGACCCCAAGGTGAGTCAGACCGCGCTCTCGCTGGTGCTCGGCGGCACGGGCTTTCTCGCGCTGCGCCGGGTGGATCGGGTGCTGCAGGAGCGCGTGTATCCCGAGCGCCGCCTGCTCGCGCTCGAAGCGCAGCAGCTCCGGCTCGAGCTGGGCCGCACGGCCAAAGCCGCCGACGTGCTCACGCTCCTGGCCGAGCGCGTGGGCGAGATCCTGAAGCTCATGACCACGGCGATCTACGCGCGCGGCGAGCAGGAGTTCTCGCCCGTGGTCGCGCGTGGACCGGCCGTGACTCCCGCGTTCGCGCTGGACGGCGCGCTCGCGCGGGCGCTCGTGGCGCGCGGCTCGCCGCTCGAGCCCACCGCAGCCTGGCCCGAGGACGACGCCACCGAGCGCGCCGCGCTGGTGGCGATGGGCGTGGAGCTCGCGGTGCCGGTGCTGCCGCGCGGCGAGCTCGCGGCCATCCTGTGTCTCGGTGGCAAACGCTCGGGCGACATCTTCACGCCCACCGACCGCGCGCTGCTGCAGAGCCTGGCCGACAAGGCGGCGGACGAGCTCTTGCGCTTCGACCGCGAGGACCTGGCGCGCGAGACCCACCAGCTCGTCGAGCGCCTGCGCGCGTACGTGCCCGGCGCGGTGGCGCGCGAGCTGGCCGAAGGCTCCGAGCTGCCGGCCGGCGAGCGCGAAGTCACCGTCATGTTCGTCGACATCCGCGGCTACACGTCGTTCTCGGAGGGGCAGCGGCCCGAGGCGATCTTCGGCGCGGTGAATGCCTACACCGAGGCCGTGTCTCGCATCGTGACCGACTGCGGCGGGTCGGTCGTGGAGTTCAACGGCGACGGTCTCATGACCGTGTTCGGCGCGCCGCGCGCGCTGGCCGACAAGGAGCGCGCAGCGGTGCGCGCGGCGCGCTCGATCGCGCTGCAGGTGCCCTCGCTCGCGGTGCGCGACACGCGCGGCCGCCCGCACCAGTTCCACGTCGGCATCGGCATCGCGACCGGCCCCGGCTACGTGGGCAACGTGCGCGCCGTCGACCGCTCGATCTGGGTCGCGCTGGGCAACACCACCAACCTGGCCGCGCGGCTCGAGCGCATGACCCGTGACCTGGGCGCCGCGGTGGTGATCGACGCGGAGACCGAGAAGGCCGCGGGCGACGTCGCGGAGGACTTCAGGCTCGAGCCCGCGCAACGCGTGCGCGGCCGCAGCGCGCTGATCGACGTGTTCTCGTGGTCGCCGCCGGGCTATCTCGCCCCCCCAGTCACTCAGGAGGAGACGACGTGAGTCGGTTTCGCATCCCGCTTGCCCTGTTGGCTTCGGTCCTGTGTTGCGCGTCGCTCGCCAGCGCCGCGGGCTTCACCGAGTTCGAAGACCGGCCCACGAAGGACGGCGACAACTCCGAGGACGACCCGCTCACGCAGGCCGCGCCCGTGCCCTGGAACCTGCAGTCGTTCGCGAGCGCGTTCCCCGGCCGCGCCAAGCTGATCCGCGGGAGCCTCGATGCGAAGGACGTCGACGCCTACGCCTTCTCGCTCAGCTCCGGCCAGCTCCTGCTCGCCGCCGTGTTCGAGACGCCCGCGGGCGAGAAGAACGACTCACAGCTCGGCGTGTTCGCGGCCACGGGCCCCGCCACTCCGCTGGCCAGCGACGACGACTCCGGGCCCGGCTTCTTCTCGCGCCTGGCCATGCCGGTCACCAGCACGGCCACGCAGCGCATCGCCGTGAGCGGCTTCGGCGACAGCGCCTGGAACGGGACTCACTCCGAGGCGACCGGCGGCCTCGTGCCCTACACGCTGGTGGTCGCCGCGCCTTCGAACCCGCCGCCGTTCAGCGAGAGCGAGAGCAACAACACGCTGGCCACGGCGAACGCGCTGCCGGCCGAAGCGGGAGTCATCGGCGGGTCACTCGCGCCCAACGACGTGGACTACTTCAAGATCGACCTGGAAGCGGGCGACCGGCTCGCGCTCTCGGTCTTCGACCTGAAGCCGGGCCTGTTCCAGG belongs to Myxococcota bacterium and includes:
- a CDS encoding TetR/AcrR family transcriptional regulator, which gives rise to MRARRGEATGERAAGRQRRHERILGAAEELFAAHGFAKTTVDEIAVAAGVSKGLVYDHYPSKEALLGAVWDRLVAAWTEAVRTSKFPDGSIADAIGELLRISLEYVRDNPLLRRIIALDPGALIPGGRDSQVAFARMYRASLEPILARGVKRGELRRDLDVTHTVEVIWLLHFTLTRELFVGPNRVWRADAEELLRSGVDLVVAGLRAPAGRRK
- a CDS encoding phytanoyl-CoA dioxygenase family protein, which codes for MHGSQRLDARELDRLHKDGYVVRERAFGPDDLARLRGDCEAMVRRVTERSVGRRKHAVGSYMFQLERGLVTMVKWEPAFPDVVQGVEPFAHFDQALCAWAADPRFVEPMKDVVGAEEIELFTEKLNVKRGRTGGPIVLHQDYPYWTENSDGAGDIATAIVFLDDCTRQNGCLEVAPGSHTGGVRARRQVEGFGSMEMDQSEFDESRLVALECPAGTVVFFGSLLVHRSLYNHSDQDRRALLYSYQPAGRRKAIEGFQKLVGGRS
- a CDS encoding phytanoyl-CoA dioxygenase family protein, with protein sequence MSYPQASAGQIDGFRRDGFLVVRDAVEPKDLERLQGICDELLANKERVAFDWAWEAGTDKAQRAFKIVQTSPSLLHKNELASERFRVWSTEFASALIGQPVEFWYDQFLAKPPREGARTPWHQDEGYWGRNLDERGITCWMPFHDVNVENGCMHFVPGAHKKGVLVHKPVEGVQSDLLYCEVDEAQALPAPIRLGDVTFHHGKMPHMTTPNASPRWRRALSQHFRVVGSKGEGDHYPWKIYVNQITGQRIKPPVR
- a CDS encoding Zn-ribbon domain-containing OB-fold protein, producing the protein MPEPRRPKPVPTPETRHYWEGARAGELRLQRCRSCSQAYFPPRPFCPHCASGDTEVFRASGRASLYSYVIHHRPMPGFEPPYAIAVVTLAEGPRMMTNLVGVPQTPEALELDMPLELTFHKLDDEISLPVFRPAGARP
- a CDS encoding thiolase, which produces MRGKVAIVGAAETSELGEIPNVSQIELHADAARNALADCGLGPKDVDGVATAGESPVAIAHYLGIVPSWVDGTQVGGCSFMIHVRHAAAAIAAGHCTTVLITHGQSGRSRVGVGGRPGGASSLSGQFEAPYGVAGPPTIFTIPTLRYMKEFGLSHEELAMVAVVQREWAARNPRAMHRDPITVDDVLRSRMIAYPFHLLECCLVTDGGGALVLTAAERARDFPNKPVYVLGTGESSETPMLSQMEDFTTSRAFRVSGRSAFAEARVSPADVDHLMIYDAFAHLPIYGLEDLGFLKRGEAGRFIWERNTAPGGKLPLNTNGGGLSYTHTGMYGMFALQESVRQVRGTAPAQVPGVRISVAHGVGGMFAAAGTVILADAPG
- the lnt gene encoding apolipoprotein N-acyltransferase; the encoded protein is MSLVLLSAALYGAASPAHGGGPLAWIALCPLLFACVSTTPARAAGLGLLFGLAGTVAVAWWFPGMLQRYFDVPAPAAWLALLAVGATADGVPNAFFGAWLAWSARRGGVTPFAVGVAFALGEFLRSHGPLSNPYGLIGYSLHGSIFAQAADLAGPLGLGALVAAVNAAIGAALFPELARGRPGRAALATALLVLAVAGYGALRLTEHFGDGQPLRVAAVQGAVERGVHWDRSQRAANLTRYLELNGEAARGAPELVFWPEFAVDFYLAEDTPERARLVQGVRAGGADVVLGASRYAFAAERTLYFNSVFVIDRSGAVGSPGYDKQRLVPFSEYAPFGGFLRSDSAVYSPGREPRLLDTHAGRVGAFVCAEALYPDVARGLVRAGAEILANPSNDYWFGAPQPFSEQLAAASFRAIENRRALVRATSTGITAFVDPHGRITARSAGSGPEVISAEIERSRAVTPFQYLGDAGVAVLCLAGVASSHFVRRRSPRGGETHET
- a CDS encoding adenylate/guanylate cyclase domain-containing protein, which encodes MHRPRAADLVMLAALTGLWGVCFVIHLAQVVDGRLAWVPVYVAAAPSPETLPSVRSLWPGTEPGGLAPGDALASAGGVTLYGASPLDFVTAVYGQARPGPVAIERIRGGDSEQTSLPLRPIEQPWRHSVTAAAFALLGALAFWRTRGSRIGRSFYFGMTAYAFHWTYFFAAAPFTRLGITSFAVSTTLFMPLALRTLLVWPEDAVPPRRPTPRWPWLFAVNGPIVTSWAFGVPVGSDASRLAALALQVLFIGVFVGVITVRWRESGPIGRRQLKWALLGLWVGLVPALLAGSVAIVLPGAMWLYEAALSLTIVLPLCLFIAFSRYNLLDIDRLVTSAAISPLIGIGLISFGLVTVPAVASAAQGWIDPKVSQTALSLVLGGTGFLALRRVDRVLQERVYPERRLLALEAQQLRLELGRTAKAADVLTLLAERVGEILKLMTTAIYARGEQEFSPVVARGPAVTPAFALDGALARALVARGSPLEPTAAWPEDDATERAALVAMGVELAVPVLPRGELAAILCLGGKRSGDIFTPTDRALLQSLADKAADELLRFDREDLARETHQLVERLRAYVPGAVARELAEGSELPAGEREVTVMFVDIRGYTSFSEGQRPEAIFGAVNAYTEAVSRIVTDCGGSVVEFNGDGLMTVFGAPRALADKERAAVRAARSIALQVPSLAVRDTRGRPHQFHVGIGIATGPGYVGNVRAVDRSIWVALGNTTNLAARLERMTRDLGAAVVIDAETEKAAGDVAEDFRLEPAQRVRGRSALIDVFSWSPPGYLAPPVTQEETT